A part of Verrucomicrobiota bacterium genomic DNA contains:
- a CDS encoding type I restriction-modification system subunit M, whose translation MTSQEFKTRATALIDDLKGVCANYGLGNDGNEFKIITQIFLYKFLNDKFAHEVKRIEPSLTKAESWEEALHQKSADEYELLLMQLGADTARLRPEHFLSSLWSKQNDDNFAATLDSTLLSIATLNSDIFSVMTNDGQKIVLFEAVTQYVASQRDDFAKAIINKLIPFSFEHIFAEKFDFYATLFEYLIKDYNKDGGGKYAEYYTPHAVAKIMASCLVPEEVQNVTCYDPSAGSGTLLMNLAHAIGEDRCTIYTQDISQKSSSLLRLNLILNNLVHSIPHVIQGNTILEPYHKEDGGHDLRKFDFIVSNPPFKLDFSDFRDQLDSKANQQRFFAGIPNVPKKDKDKMAIYLLFLQHIIHSLAKNGRAAVVVPTGFITAQSGIEKGIREHLVKHKMLGGVVSMPSNIFATTGTNVSILFLDAMNKEDVILIDASNLGEKVKEGKNQKTLLSSEEELRIIQTFNAKQAIEDFSVVVSYEEIEAKNYSLSAGQYFDVKVEHANITPDEFDERLSDHRIALKKLFLKTRDLESQIEKNLNKLHL comes from the coding sequence ATGACATCCCAAGAATTCAAAACAAGGGCGACCGCCCTCATCGACGACCTTAAAGGCGTCTGTGCCAACTACGGCCTCGGAAACGACGGTAACGAGTTCAAGATCATCACTCAGATCTTCCTCTACAAGTTCCTGAACGACAAATTCGCCCACGAGGTGAAGCGGATTGAGCCTTCGCTTACCAAGGCTGAATCTTGGGAGGAGGCCCTCCATCAAAAGTCAGCGGACGAATACGAGCTACTCCTCATGCAGCTCGGGGCTGATACAGCTCGGCTCCGGCCCGAGCACTTCCTCTCTAGTCTGTGGAGCAAGCAGAACGACGACAACTTCGCTGCTACCCTTGATTCCACCCTGCTGAGTATCGCCACGCTGAATTCCGACATCTTCTCCGTCATGACCAATGACGGCCAGAAGATCGTCCTCTTCGAGGCAGTCACCCAGTATGTCGCTTCCCAACGTGACGATTTTGCCAAGGCAATCATCAATAAGCTGATCCCCTTCAGCTTCGAGCACATCTTCGCTGAGAAGTTCGACTTCTACGCCACCCTCTTCGAGTACCTGATTAAGGACTACAATAAGGACGGAGGCGGCAAATACGCCGAGTACTATACTCCCCATGCCGTGGCGAAGATCATGGCCTCCTGCCTTGTGCCTGAAGAGGTACAGAATGTCACCTGCTACGACCCCTCGGCTGGCTCCGGTACCCTCCTCATGAATCTCGCCCATGCCATTGGCGAGGATCGCTGCACCATCTACACCCAAGACATCTCCCAGAAGTCCTCGAGCCTGCTCCGGCTTAATCTCATCCTCAATAACTTGGTCCACTCGATTCCCCACGTGATCCAGGGGAATACGATCCTGGAGCCCTATCATAAAGAGGATGGCGGTCATGACCTGCGGAAGTTCGACTTCATCGTCTCCAATCCGCCGTTCAAGCTGGATTTCTCCGACTTCCGCGACCAGCTCGACAGCAAGGCTAACCAGCAGCGCTTCTTTGCCGGCATACCGAACGTCCCCAAAAAGGATAAGGACAAGATGGCTATCTACCTTCTCTTTCTTCAACACATCATCCATTCCCTCGCAAAGAATGGAAGGGCGGCTGTGGTCGTCCCCACCGGGTTCATCACAGCCCAGTCAGGCATAGAGAAGGGAATCCGAGAGCACCTCGTGAAGCATAAAATGCTCGGGGGAGTCGTCTCGATGCCGAGCAACATCTTCGCCACGACCGGCACCAACGTCTCGATCCTCTTCCTGGATGCTATGAATAAGGAGGATGTCATCCTTATTGACGCTTCCAACCTTGGAGAGAAGGTCAAAGAGGGAAAGAATCAGAAGACACTTCTTAGCTCAGAGGAGGAGCTCCGGATCATCCAGACATTCAATGCGAAGCAAGCCATTGAGGATTTTTCCGTCGTCGTCAGCTACGAGGAGATCGAGGCCAAGAACTATTCACTGAGCGCTGGGCAGTATTTTGATGTCAAGGTAGAGCACGCGAATATTACACCAGATGAGTTTGATGAGAGGCTTTCCGATCATCGAATAGCCTTAAAAAAACTGTTTCTAAAAACTAGAGATTTGGAATCACAGATAGAAAAGAATCTAAATAAATTGCACCTGTGA
- a CDS encoding DEAD/DEAH box helicase family protein, whose product MKFNEDSRVKIPAILHLTRLGYTYLSLKGLEWDASSNIVPSIFRKSVSSLNPQASTHEIDNELSKLDLLLDNEDLGKQFYERITQTSGLKIIDFDNFNRNSFHVVTEYTCKKDDEEFRPDITLLVNGLPLVFIEVKKPNNRDGILAERKRIATRFQNPKFRRFINATQLMVFSNNMEYDDGSPEPLEGAFYASTSYSEPKFNYFREEESLNLDEILGPLSQGTEDFVLSDNNLISIRHSPEFETNKRQGTPTNRLSTSLLSRDRLAFLLRYGIAYVRTEAGIEKHIMRYPQIFATKAIAQKIDQGVRKGIIWHTQGSGKTALAFYNVHHLTDYFRKKETIPKFYFIVDRLDLLDQASREFRSRGLIVHNISSKEEFAADIKSSLAIHNDSGKPEITVVNIQRFEDDPDVIRGTDYALGLQRIYFLDEVHRSYNPEGSFLANLNQSDPDAIKIGLTGTPLLKAALPAQKQSDGTPSGKKTYNSRVLFGDYIHKYYYNRSVADGYTLRLIREEIETQYKLELKEALEQIKVLKGSNNRTLLYAHEKFVDPMLTYIVDDFENARLMKGDTSVGAMVICDSAEQAREMARLFEKKYASLSSPMIAEDVPLAYAAEPPSLYALPDRTVTSCALILHDAGTKEERKTLVEKFKEGKIDILFVYNMLLTGFDAARLKKLYLGRTIKDHNLLQALTRVNRPYKSHRYGYVVDFVDITSEFEKTNKDYFDELQSELGDELQNYSNLFKTEEEIIADIDAIKDALFHFDIGNAETFSQQISQIEDRSEMRTILKALNDAKSLYNLIRLSGRYELLAQLDFRKLNQLFTEANNRLALLNQREALEHADENVNILNIALEDILFKFRKVSESEMVIADELRENLRRTREGLGGNFDPGDPAFITLKEELERIFLKKNLSEISQGEMVQNIATLKGIDVRARELERKNQLLRAKYANDEKYARLHKRLLEKGEPTDNERKLFEALSAFKAEADARISQNSRILTNEAFAKAEMTRIIIDQLKNKHHLPLTAESTQFINSLVMKEYLAEFHGVQAA is encoded by the coding sequence ATGAAGTTTAACGAGGATTCCAGGGTCAAGATCCCAGCTATCCTCCATCTCACGAGGCTGGGCTACACCTATCTGTCCCTAAAGGGGCTGGAGTGGGATGCGTCGAGCAACATCGTCCCCTCGATTTTTCGCAAGAGCGTCTCCTCCCTGAATCCCCAGGCCTCGACTCACGAGATCGACAACGAGCTGTCAAAGCTGGATCTCCTCTTGGACAACGAGGATCTGGGTAAGCAGTTCTACGAGAGGATTACCCAAACCTCTGGATTGAAGATTATCGACTTCGACAATTTCAATCGGAACTCCTTCCATGTGGTGACCGAGTACACCTGTAAGAAGGATGACGAAGAGTTCCGCCCTGACATCACTCTGCTGGTCAATGGACTTCCTCTCGTTTTCATCGAGGTGAAGAAACCCAACAACCGCGATGGCATTCTCGCCGAGCGTAAACGAATCGCCACGCGATTTCAGAACCCCAAATTCCGACGCTTCATCAATGCCACCCAGCTCATGGTGTTCTCGAACAACATGGAGTACGACGATGGTTCGCCTGAGCCTCTCGAGGGAGCATTCTACGCATCCACCTCCTATTCGGAGCCCAAGTTCAATTACTTCCGTGAGGAAGAGAGCCTGAACCTCGACGAGATACTGGGACCGCTCTCCCAGGGAACCGAAGATTTTGTTCTCTCAGACAACAATCTCATCAGCATCAGACACTCGCCTGAGTTCGAGACCAATAAGAGACAGGGCACCCCCACCAACCGCCTCAGCACCTCCCTCTTATCCCGTGATCGCTTGGCCTTCCTCCTCCGCTATGGGATCGCCTATGTGCGGACTGAAGCCGGTATCGAGAAACACATCATGCGGTACCCCCAGATATTCGCCACCAAGGCGATTGCCCAGAAAATCGATCAGGGAGTCCGCAAAGGCATCATCTGGCACACACAGGGTAGTGGGAAGACGGCTTTGGCCTTCTACAATGTTCATCACCTCACCGACTATTTTCGGAAGAAAGAGACCATTCCAAAATTCTACTTCATCGTCGATCGCCTCGATCTTCTCGATCAGGCCAGCCGGGAGTTTCGGAGTCGGGGGCTGATTGTCCACAACATCAGTTCCAAGGAAGAGTTTGCCGCTGACATCAAGTCGAGCTTGGCGATCCACAACGACTCAGGAAAGCCGGAGATTACCGTCGTGAACATCCAGCGCTTCGAGGATGACCCCGATGTCATCAGGGGAACGGATTACGCCCTAGGCCTTCAGAGGATCTACTTTCTGGATGAAGTCCACCGGAGCTACAACCCCGAGGGTAGCTTCCTTGCGAATCTCAACCAATCCGATCCTGACGCCATCAAAATAGGACTCACCGGCACCCCTCTGCTCAAGGCGGCACTCCCTGCTCAGAAACAATCCGATGGGACCCCTTCTGGAAAAAAGACTTACAACTCTCGAGTACTCTTCGGGGATTACATTCACAAGTACTACTACAATCGCTCGGTAGCCGACGGCTATACCCTCCGTCTGATCAGGGAAGAGATCGAGACGCAGTACAAACTTGAACTCAAAGAGGCTCTTGAGCAGATCAAGGTGCTGAAGGGTAGTAACAACCGAACCCTTCTCTACGCTCACGAGAAGTTCGTTGATCCGATGCTTACCTACATCGTTGATGATTTTGAAAATGCTCGGCTCATGAAGGGCGACACGTCAGTGGGAGCCATGGTCATTTGTGATTCTGCAGAGCAGGCGAGAGAGATGGCTCGGCTGTTTGAGAAGAAATATGCCTCCCTGAGCTCTCCGATGATTGCTGAGGATGTTCCGCTCGCCTATGCCGCAGAGCCTCCCTCCCTCTACGCGCTTCCCGATCGCACGGTCACCTCATGCGCCCTCATTCTTCATGATGCAGGCACCAAGGAGGAGCGAAAGACCCTTGTGGAGAAATTCAAGGAGGGGAAGATCGATATCCTCTTTGTCTACAACATGCTTCTCACGGGGTTTGACGCAGCCCGGCTGAAAAAGCTCTACCTTGGTCGTACGATCAAGGACCACAACCTTCTCCAGGCCCTCACACGGGTGAATAGACCCTATAAATCGCACCGCTACGGCTACGTTGTAGATTTCGTCGATATCACTTCAGAGTTCGAAAAGACCAATAAGGACTACTTCGACGAGCTCCAGTCAGAGTTGGGTGACGAGCTGCAGAACTACTCCAATCTCTTCAAGACCGAGGAGGAGATCATCGCGGACATCGATGCGATCAAGGATGCCCTCTTTCACTTCGACATTGGAAATGCCGAGACCTTTTCACAGCAGATCAGTCAGATCGAGGACCGATCCGAGATGCGCACGATTCTCAAGGCTCTCAACGATGCCAAGAGCCTCTACAACCTGATTCGTCTCTCTGGCCGCTACGAACTCCTCGCCCAGCTTGATTTTCGGAAGCTCAATCAGCTCTTTACCGAGGCAAACAACCGCCTGGCACTTCTCAATCAGCGCGAAGCCCTCGAGCATGCTGATGAGAACGTGAACATCCTGAACATCGCCCTTGAGGATATTCTCTTCAAGTTCCGCAAGGTCTCCGAGTCTGAGATGGTGATTGCTGACGAGCTGAGGGAAAACCTTCGACGCACCCGCGAGGGGCTAGGTGGCAACTTCGACCCTGGTGATCCAGCCTTCATAACCCTGAAGGAAGAGCTCGAGCGCATCTTCCTGAAGAAAAACCTCTCTGAGATCTCCCAGGGGGAAATGGTTCAAAACATCGCCACCCTGAAAGGAATTGATGTCCGAGCCCGAGAGTTGGAGCGCAAGAACCAGTTGTTGCGGGCTAAATACGCGAATGACGAAAAGTACGCCCGCCTCCATAAGCGCCTCCTAGAGAAAGGCGAGCCAACCGACAATGAGAGGAAGCTCTTCGAGGCCCTCAGCGCCTTCAAGGCCGAGGCCGACGCTCGTATCTCCCAGAACTCCCGAATCCTGACCAACGAAGCCTTTGCGAAGGCCGAGATGACACGAATCATCATCGACCAGCTCAAAAACAAACACCACCTTCCCCTGACCGCGGAAAGCACCCAGTTCATTAACTCCCTCGTCATGAAGGAGTACCTGGCTGAATTTCACGGCGTCCAAGCCGCATGA
- a CDS encoding restriction endonuclease subunit S: MKAEYLKIGDFSEVFDGPHATPTKTDKGPYYLSISSLENGNLELNKSAHLSSKDFEKWTKRVVPRKGDLLFSYETRLGEAALMPDGIQACLGRRMGILRPDTSKISSEFLLYSYLSPEFQNIIKANTITGATVDRIPLTDMPTFRMRVPELKKQENIVSVLSTLDAKIELNNQINAELEGVAKLLYDYWFVQFDFPITADQAAAMGKPKLEGKPYRASGGKMVYNEKLKREIPEGWADGNILAVSDIGGGATPSKKVPEFWGGEVPFFTPTDAKSEPFCLDTEDHLSNLGLKNNSTRLYPKGTLFITARGSVGKAMIISKEMAMNQSCYALSPHDGVGSAFLYFHTLSLMDYLHAKSSGSVFNSIVTNDINFTPAVVPATQQLVTFDKVTEPMYESILNHQEQNQELTQLRDWLLPMLMNGQVTVGS; this comes from the coding sequence GTGAAAGCAGAATACTTGAAAATCGGAGATTTTTCTGAAGTCTTCGATGGGCCCCATGCAACGCCTACTAAAACGGATAAGGGGCCCTACTATCTCAGTATCTCAAGTCTTGAGAATGGAAACCTTGAGTTGAATAAGTCTGCACATCTCAGTTCCAAGGATTTTGAGAAGTGGACAAAAAGGGTAGTTCCTAGAAAGGGAGACCTCCTATTTTCATATGAAACCCGACTTGGAGAAGCGGCCTTAATGCCGGATGGCATACAAGCCTGTTTGGGCAGAAGAATGGGCATTCTACGACCAGATACCTCAAAAATATCTTCTGAGTTTCTTCTCTACTCATATCTATCTCCCGAGTTTCAAAATATAATAAAGGCTAATACAATCACAGGAGCTACGGTTGATCGGATCCCGCTTACGGATATGCCAACCTTTCGGATGCGAGTTCCTGAACTAAAAAAACAGGAGAATATCGTCTCGGTCCTCTCAACGCTTGATGCCAAGATCGAGCTTAACAACCAAATCAATGCCGAGTTAGAGGGGGTGGCGAAGCTGCTCTACGACTACTGGTTTGTGCAGTTTGATTTTCCGATCACTGCCGATCAAGCCGCAGCAATGGGAAAACCCAAGCTCGAAGGCAAACCCTACCGCGCTTCCGGCGGAAAGATGGTCTACAACGAAAAGCTCAAACGCGAGATTCCCGAGGGATGGGCTGACGGAAATATTTTGGCTGTTTCGGATATTGGCGGTGGTGCCACTCCAAGCAAAAAAGTACCCGAGTTCTGGGGTGGGGAGGTCCCTTTCTTCACGCCGACAGACGCCAAGAGTGAACCATTCTGCCTCGATACGGAGGATCATTTATCCAATCTCGGGTTGAAGAACAATTCCACTCGTCTTTACCCTAAGGGCACGCTTTTCATAACCGCACGCGGATCAGTGGGAAAAGCTATGATTATCTCAAAGGAGATGGCGATGAATCAATCTTGCTACGCCTTGTCCCCCCACGATGGAGTAGGCTCCGCCTTTCTTTACTTCCATACGCTGAGCCTTATGGACTATTTGCACGCAAAATCTAGCGGCTCAGTTTTTAATTCTATAGTGACAAACGACATTAACTTCACTCCCGCTGTCGTGCCTGCAACACAGCAACTCGTTACCTTCGATAAAGTCACAGAGCCCATGTATGAATCCATACTGAACCATCAAGAGCAAAACCAAGAACTCACCCAACTCCGCGACTGGCTTCTCCCCATGCTCATGAACGGCCAAGTCACTGTGGGTTCATAG
- a CDS encoding DNA polymerase III subunit: MAFTREEAFRLLEKALAEGRLGHAYLISGSPGSGVQEFGNELAALFLGSGEITVEKDPDFHAIEPESKSRKLLTEQVRELEHAIHRKPERGSRKVAVVRDADRLMPQAANAFLKTLEEPPDGTLLILTTELPEALLETIRSRCISVVLHSSTPRAVGSREERLARKLTEFFGPGSKTDATAAFGLTRVFRDLIEEVREEAAERTKEELAAEKAHFGKTTEGDWENREEVLKASSEAEVLQERSLLLGVVADYFGGLLRKIHAHHEGDSAALDESRRLIRSLDAVEKLRSSLERGIQEGLALEAGFLELMMASKQQ, translated from the coding sequence ATGGCATTCACTAGGGAAGAAGCCTTCCGTCTGCTGGAGAAGGCCCTTGCGGAGGGGCGCCTCGGTCATGCCTATCTGATTTCGGGATCCCCCGGATCCGGGGTTCAGGAGTTTGGCAATGAGCTAGCCGCTCTTTTTCTGGGTTCAGGCGAAATCACCGTGGAGAAGGATCCCGACTTCCATGCTATCGAACCAGAATCCAAATCCCGCAAACTCCTCACCGAGCAGGTGAGGGAACTGGAGCATGCGATCCACCGCAAGCCAGAGCGAGGCTCCCGCAAGGTGGCGGTAGTCCGGGATGCGGATCGCCTCATGCCCCAGGCCGCGAATGCATTCCTGAAGACGCTAGAAGAGCCGCCGGATGGGACTCTCCTGATCCTCACGACGGAACTCCCGGAGGCACTGCTGGAGACCATCCGATCGCGCTGCATCTCCGTGGTCCTGCATTCATCCACTCCCCGTGCGGTGGGATCAAGGGAGGAACGTCTCGCGAGGAAACTGACTGAGTTCTTCGGGCCTGGATCGAAAACCGATGCCACGGCTGCCTTCGGCCTCACGCGGGTGTTCCGCGACCTCATCGAGGAGGTGCGCGAAGAAGCTGCCGAGAGAACCAAGGAGGAGCTGGCAGCGGAGAAGGCTCACTTCGGAAAGACCACCGAGGGAGACTGGGAGAATCGAGAGGAGGTTCTCAAGGCAAGCTCCGAGGCCGAGGTCCTGCAGGAGCGTTCACTCTTACTCGGAGTAGTGGCTGATTATTTCGGTGGCCTGCTCCGTAAGATCCATGCCCATCATGAGGGAGACTCCGCGGCATTGGATGAATCCCGAAGACTGATCCGCTCTCTTGATGCTGTGGAAAAGCTCCGAAGCAGTCTGGAGCGTGGCATTCAGGAGGGGCTCGCCCTGGAGGCGGGATTTCTGGAACTGATGATGGCTTCTAAGCAACAATAA
- a CDS encoding ATP-binding protein yields MDMSGSIPRTKLLSKISQRIQESPAVALLGARQVGKTTLAKEVCATLGDSTTLFDLESPTSRAPLEATPELTLRSCKGLVVIDEVQRMPELFEILRPLCDDSRQSGRFLLLGSASPDLVKGVSESLAGRIQFVPVPGFSLEEVNASHQDKLWLRGGFPRSYCADSDAAAERWIEGFRTTFLERDIPSLGIRIPPATLGRFWTMMAHYHGQVWNASEIGRSMGVSPLTANHYRDLLSGTFMARVLQPWHENIGKRQVKSPKVYLRDSGVLNHLLGIEDMQSLRAHPRYGASWEGFALEQTLIAHGEKDAYFWATQGGAELDLLLLRGGKKWGFEFKCADAPSTSKSMHSAIESLDLEHLWVLYPGEKSYPLTEKITALPLRDIGKIRLK; encoded by the coding sequence ATGGATATGTCAGGATCTATACCAAGGACAAAGCTTCTCAGTAAGATTTCCCAGCGCATCCAGGAATCCCCAGCCGTGGCGTTGCTTGGAGCCCGTCAGGTAGGCAAGACCACACTGGCCAAGGAGGTGTGCGCTACGCTGGGAGACTCGACCACACTGTTTGATCTGGAGAGTCCCACAAGCCGTGCCCCTTTGGAGGCAACCCCAGAACTCACCCTTCGATCCTGCAAGGGATTGGTGGTCATCGATGAGGTGCAGCGGATGCCGGAGCTCTTCGAGATTCTGCGACCGCTCTGCGATGACTCACGCCAGTCGGGACGCTTTCTGCTTCTCGGAAGCGCCTCCCCTGATCTGGTGAAAGGCGTTTCGGAGTCACTCGCGGGACGGATCCAGTTCGTGCCGGTGCCGGGGTTCTCTCTCGAGGAGGTCAACGCGAGTCATCAGGACAAGCTCTGGCTCAGGGGAGGCTTCCCGAGAAGCTACTGTGCCGATTCCGATGCAGCGGCAGAACGTTGGATCGAAGGCTTTCGCACGACCTTTCTCGAGCGTGATATTCCTTCTCTCGGGATCAGGATCCCCCCGGCGACGCTCGGCAGATTCTGGACCATGATGGCCCATTATCATGGGCAGGTCTGGAATGCCTCGGAGATCGGCCGATCCATGGGAGTGAGCCCACTCACCGCGAATCACTATCGCGACCTGCTTTCGGGAACCTTCATGGCACGGGTTCTTCAGCCGTGGCACGAGAACATCGGCAAACGACAGGTGAAGTCTCCCAAAGTCTACCTCCGTGACAGCGGCGTGCTGAATCACCTGCTCGGAATCGAGGATATGCAGTCCCTCCGAGCCCATCCGCGCTATGGCGCAAGTTGGGAAGGGTTCGCCTTGGAGCAGACGCTGATCGCTCACGGGGAAAAGGATGCCTATTTCTGGGCCACACAAGGCGGGGCGGAACTCGACCTCCTGCTCCTGCGTGGAGGGAAGAAGTGGGGATTTGAATTCAAATGCGCCGATGCCCCATCCACCTCCAAATCAATGCACAGCGCCATCGAGAGCCTCGACCTGGAACATCTCTGGGTGCTCTATCCGGGAGAAAAGAGCTACCCCCTCACAGAGAAGATCACCGCACTCCCGCTTCGCGACATCGGAAAGATCCGGCTCAAGTAA
- the tmk gene encoding dTMP kinase — MAQAGLFITFEGSEGCGKSTQIRRLSEFLRSLEREVVVLREPGGTPIGESIRNLLQYDESAGAMTPEAELLLFAASRAQLVREVIRPALARGAVVLCDRFLDSTTVYQGVARALDSHEVSRINDFAVGETLPDLTLLLDLDATEGRSRASARKGPADRMEQENESFYEAVRQGYLKLAAEHSGRFELIDASSDEESVESAIRKVLMERFQIQGGAHGIH, encoded by the coding sequence ATGGCACAAGCCGGTCTTTTCATCACATTCGAGGGTTCGGAGGGGTGTGGCAAATCCACCCAGATTCGTCGCCTTTCTGAATTTCTGCGTTCCTTGGAACGTGAGGTGGTCGTGCTGAGGGAGCCGGGCGGCACTCCCATCGGCGAGTCGATCCGGAATCTACTCCAGTATGACGAGTCTGCCGGAGCGATGACGCCTGAGGCTGAGTTGCTCCTGTTTGCCGCCAGCCGCGCCCAGTTGGTGAGAGAAGTCATTAGGCCTGCCCTGGCCCGAGGAGCGGTTGTTTTGTGCGATCGGTTCCTCGATTCCACAACGGTCTACCAGGGGGTTGCGAGGGCGTTGGATTCGCATGAGGTATCGAGGATCAATGACTTTGCGGTGGGAGAGACGCTTCCCGATCTGACCCTTCTGCTGGATCTGGATGCCACCGAGGGGCGTTCCCGCGCCTCCGCGCGGAAGGGACCCGCCGACCGTATGGAGCAGGAGAATGAATCATTCTACGAAGCAGTGCGACAGGGTTATCTCAAGCTGGCTGCGGAGCATTCCGGACGCTTTGAACTGATCGATGCCTCATCGGATGAGGAGAGTGTGGAGTCTGCCATCAGGAAGGTTCTGATGGAGCGTTTTCAGATTCAGGGAGGGGCTCATGGCATTCACTAG
- the argS gene encoding arginine--tRNA ligase — MSLPSTLSDRLAAALRAAGIDDSLAVVTPAADTRFGDFQTNAAMVAAKALKKNPREVAASILTHLKVEDLCEPPTVAGAGFINFKMLDTALSEAVNVVRNDKHLGVESLKMPKTIIIDFSSPNVAKPMHVGHIRSTILGDSLARIASHLGHHVITDNHIGDWGTQFGKVIYGWKHLLNREALEQTPIDELVRLYREVNALEENDPALKEIVRHELVKLQQGDVENLEIWKQAVALSWKEFERLYGLLDISFDERLGESFYNDALAPLVDRLLAEGIAQVSEGAVCIFFPDIPALEEKPCLIRKSDGGFLYGTTDLATLEYREQRWKPDSVWYVTGAPQQLHFEQVFAAGRRMGITTDLRHIAFGSILGEDRKMMKTRSGENVELGGLLHEAMERALAVVAEKNPDLPKAEQLEIARLIGLGAVKYADLMQHRLTDYVFSWEKMLSFQGNTAPYLQNAYVRIRSIFRKAETEGISLESAPIVIADPAERALALQILKFGEVLHAVLDDQRPNLLCLYLYELANAFHSFYEACPILKSEDPVRSSRLTLAGITAELLKSGLSLLGIGVPERM; from the coding sequence ATGTCTCTCCCCTCCACCCTCAGCGACCGCCTTGCCGCCGCACTGCGTGCCGCAGGAATCGATGACTCGCTGGCGGTCGTAACTCCTGCTGCCGACACACGCTTTGGGGATTTTCAAACAAATGCGGCGATGGTAGCCGCGAAGGCATTGAAGAAGAATCCCCGTGAAGTAGCGGCCTCCATCCTTACTCATCTGAAAGTTGAGGATCTCTGCGAACCGCCGACGGTGGCCGGTGCAGGATTCATCAATTTCAAGATGCTCGACACAGCCCTTTCTGAGGCCGTCAATGTCGTTCGGAACGACAAGCATCTCGGTGTCGAATCGTTGAAGATGCCGAAGACCATCATCATCGATTTCAGCTCGCCGAATGTCGCCAAGCCGATGCATGTCGGCCATATCCGCAGCACGATCTTGGGGGACTCCCTCGCCCGGATCGCCAGTCATCTCGGCCACCACGTCATTACTGACAACCACATCGGCGACTGGGGCACCCAGTTCGGGAAGGTGATCTACGGCTGGAAGCACCTACTCAACCGCGAGGCGCTGGAGCAGACCCCGATTGATGAACTCGTCAGACTTTACCGCGAGGTCAATGCGCTGGAGGAGAATGACCCTGCTCTGAAGGAAATTGTCCGCCATGAGCTGGTGAAGCTCCAGCAGGGGGATGTCGAGAACCTCGAGATCTGGAAGCAAGCCGTTGCCCTCTCTTGGAAGGAATTTGAGCGTCTCTACGGACTGCTCGACATCAGCTTCGATGAGCGATTGGGAGAGAGCTTCTACAACGACGCCCTCGCTCCCTTGGTGGACCGCTTGCTTGCAGAGGGCATCGCACAAGTCAGCGAAGGAGCCGTCTGTATTTTCTTCCCCGATATTCCCGCTCTTGAGGAAAAGCCGTGCCTCATCCGCAAGAGCGACGGAGGCTTCCTCTATGGCACGACTGATCTGGCCACCCTCGAGTACCGAGAGCAGCGCTGGAAGCCCGACTCCGTCTGGTATGTAACAGGAGCACCGCAGCAGCTTCATTTCGAGCAGGTCTTTGCCGCGGGGCGTAGGATGGGTATCACCACCGACCTCCGTCACATCGCCTTCGGCAGTATCCTAGGCGAGGACCGCAAGATGATGAAGACCCGCTCCGGCGAGAATGTCGAACTGGGGGGACTGCTTCACGAAGCGATGGAGCGGGCCCTGGCTGTCGTTGCGGAGAAGAACCCCGATCTTCCCAAGGCCGAGCAGTTGGAGATCGCCCGCCTCATCGGCCTCGGTGCCGTGAAATACGCCGACCTGATGCAGCACCGGCTTACCGACTATGTCTTCTCCTGGGAGAAGATGCTCTCCTTTCAGGGGAATACCGCCCCCTACCTTCAGAATGCCTACGTCCGCATCCGCTCTATCTTCAGGAAGGCAGAGACCGAGGGGATCTCCTTGGAGTCAGCTCCCATTGTCATTGCCGACCCGGCTGAGCGTGCCCTCGCTCTCCAGATCCTCAAGTTCGGAGAGGTGCTGCACGCCGTTCTGGATGACCAGCGCCCGAATCTCCTCTGTCTCTATCTCTACGAACTAGCGAATGCCTTCCACAGCTTCTACGAGGCGTGTCCGATTCTGAAATCAGAAGATCCAGTCCGCTCTTCCAGACTGACGTTGGCTGGAATCACGGCAGAACTACTGAAATCTGGCCTTTCGCTGCTGGGGATTGGTGTCCCCGAGCGGATGTAG